The Comamonas sp. 26 DNA window CTGGTGGGAACGGACTGACAGGCCAGCGTCCACTTCTTGGACAAATCTTTGGCATCCAGCACTTCGTTGTGGCGCAGATGGACACTGCCGTCCTGCACCTGACACATGCAAGAGGCGCACATGCCTGCCTGGCAGGAATACGGCACATTGATACCTGCGCGCAGACCCGCCTCCAGAATGGTTTCAGTGCCGCTGCAGGTGAACTCGTACTCCTCACCATCTAGGCGCAACTGCACCACAGCTTCATCAACCGCAGCCTCCACAGACGCAGCCGCCTCCTGCATCTGTTGCAAGGTTTCCTCGTCAGGTAGCGAGACAAAGCGCTCCACATGCACCTGCTCCGACGGCATTCCTGCTTCGATCATGGCCGTCTGTGCCGCATCCATGAAGGGGCCGGGGCCGCAGATAAAGGCTTGACCAGCATCGGCGACCCAGGGTGTTGCCCAGGCCACCAGTTGTTTTTGCGACGGTGCGCCCTGCACCGAATCCAGCCAGTGAATGACTTGCAGGCGATCGGGATACTCGGCCGCCAGTTGCTGCAAATCTTTCTTGAAGATCACCGAGCGCTCATCGCGATTGGCATAGAACAACACCACATTGCCCTGATGCTGATTGAGCACCGTGCGCAGAATCGAAAACACCGGTGTGATACCACTGCCACCAGCCAGCAGCAGAAAGTTCTGCGACAAGTTTCTGGGCGAAAACAGGCCAGAAGGCGGCATCAGCTCGATGGCGTCGCCCACGCGAATTTTGTCGCACACCCAGTTGGAACCACGTCCCTGATTCACGCGCTTGACGGTGACGCGCAGCGCATTGTCCAGCGCAGGCGCGCTGGACATGGAATAACAGCGGGGCACATAACGGCCATCGATAGGCAGTCGCAGCGTCAAGAACTGGCCGGGGCGATAGCTGAATTGCTCGGCCAGTGCCTCGGGTACATCAAACACGATGGATTTGGTGTCGTGCGTTTCATCAATCACCGCGCTCACGCGCAGCGGGTGGTAACGCGATGTGGTTGTTGTGGCTTCACTGCTCATTTTTATTTACCCCTTACTCACTCACACTTTTTGTCGCAGTCATGTGCCGACGCCCCGACACATGACTGCCCCCAAAGGGGTCAGATCGAAACACGATCCAGCGCCACTGCTGGCTGGACTTGCGCCAGTTGTTCTGACTTGTCATCCTCCAGCGCTGCTGCCTTGCCAGCACGGCGACCAGAGAACACACAGTCAGCCAAAGACAATCCGCTCACATAACGTGAAGAGGCCACGCCAATGGCCGTGCGGCCAGCGGCATACAAGCCCGGAATATCGCGGCCTGCACCATTGATCACCGCGCCGTTGTCTTCGTTGACCTGGAGGCCACCCAGACTCAGAACGGCCAGCGGGAACATCTTCTGCGTGATGGAGATATCAATGGCAAACAGCGAGCCACCCTTGAACTCGTGGTGCATGTCCTTGGACTTGCCCTGCGGGTCCTCAGCTTCGCCACGCGCTGCGGCATTGGCGCTGTCAAACTGGCGCTGCAAAACAGCGGCATCCATGTCCAGTTTTTTGGCCAGATCGGCAACAGACTTAGCCTTGACTGCGACCTTGTACATCAGCGCCAGCGCTGGCATGGACTGAAAGGCCCACAGGCCACCAAACAGGCACTGCCACGCAGCCTGCCTGCGCAACTTGCTATCAATAATGAGCCAGCCCTTGCCGCCCTGCTTTTCCATCAGTTCATAGCCCAGCTTGGCACCATAGACCTGCTCGTTGCAGAAACGCTCACCCTTGGTATTGACCACCAGCCCCTTGGGCCAGACCGACGGAGGCGTGATGAAGCGCCAGGCCGAGATGTTGTTTAGATCCTTGCCAACGCCACCCACGGACTGACCCAAACGCAGACCCGATCCATCGCAGCCCGTGGCACCTGTCAGCCAGCCGGGTTTGTATGCCGGTGCGTGCTGGTCCATCAATTCGGAGTTGAAGATATAGCCGCCGGTGGACAGCACCACACCCTTGCGGGCGCGGATAAAGCGTTTCTCGCCAATCTCGCTCTCAATCTGCGCAGCTTCGCGTCGGCCTGCCTGGGCGCGTGGTGCCTGATACAGACGCCACTTGGCCACCAGCTCATCCAGCTTTTTGTGGCGCTCAGTGCGTGCGTCACCTTCCGGCAGCACAGTCACTTCAACACCCAGAATCCGGCCGGTGTCTTGCTCGCGCACCAGTCGCTGCACGCGTGCCTGAGTCAGCGTGCGGGCACCATGGGCCAGCGTAGATTTTTGAAGCGCCGCAAAAAACGTAGCACCCGACTGACCCTTGGCCACCACACGATGACCACGCGGAGCAGGCTTCTTGGCCACTTGCGGATTGCCGTAAGCAGGAACCACTTCGTTGCCGGAGTAGTACAGGTACATGCCGTCTGCAGGGTACGACGTTTTGTACGCAGGCATGGTCGACGCAAAGGTCGCACCCTGCTTTTCCAGCCAGTCCAGATTAGCCACGCTGTCGCGGCTGAAACGTGCCAGCACCTCATCGCTGACCACGCCATTGACCTCATGCTTGAGGTAGGCGGTCATGGCTTCGGGCGAATCCTCAAAGCCCGCTTGCTTCTGGTACTTGGTGCCACCACCGGCATAGACCACGCCGCCCGAGAGCACGCTGGCACCACCACCGCTGAAGCGGTCGATCACCAGCACTTCAGCGCCCTGCTCGCGTGCCTCAATGGCTGCGCTGGCACCGGCTCCACCCCAGCCTACGACGACCACATCGGCAGCATCAGACCAATGAATCTCATCGGCAGACCGCACATCCAATGCAGCGCCCACAGGATTAATGGTGCTGATGCGTTTTTTGGAGTTTGACATTCGCGCCTCCTGCTTAAACAGCCTTGCCCAGCAGGTGTGGGTTTTCCAGCGGCAGGGGCTTGCCCAGCATGTCGGCCACCGCGCGGAAGGCAAATGTCATGGCTGGGCCAAGAGTAGAACCAGCACCCGCATAGGCAGGGCCCATGACGGAAGCGGAGTTATTACCCACGCAGTACAGGCCATCAATCACCTGACCTTCGGTGCTCAGAACGCGGCCTTCACGGTCAGTTAGCAGACCGCCCTTGGTGCCGATCTCGCCGGGCCACAGGCGCATCGCGTAGAACGGGCCTTTTTCGATGGGCCCCAGATTAGGGTTCTTCAGGCGTGGGTCGCCGTAGTAGCGGTCGAACACGTTGCCGCCGCGGTCAAAGTCCAGATCCTTGCCGGTTTTGGCGTATTCGGTCATGCGGCGTGCACTGTCCTTCAGACCAGCAGCCTCCACGCCGATCTGGCCAGCCAGCTCTTCCAGCGTTTCGCCCTTCCAGTACACATTATTCAACCAGCTCTTGCGCACCTTGCTGTCTGGAATGGCGGAGGCAGGCATCAGCGGCCCCATGGGGTTCTGGGCACGGAAAGAGGCATCAAAAACAATCCACGCAGGCACGCCGCCATTGCCCTTGGCATGTTCGGCCAGCATGGCTTGTTGAAACTCGGGGTATGGGCCGGACTCATCCAGAAAGCGCTGCCCCTTGTTGTTGACCACCATGCAACCAGGCAATGAACGCTCTACAAAAATACCGCGGAAGGCCGCCTCTTTAGGAACATCCATCGTCGGCACGCCCCAGGACCAATCCATCAGGTGCAGTTGCGCACCCACAGCCTGACCGGCGCGGTGTGCATCACCAGTATTGCCGCCTACGGGGGTGGCAGTCCATTCAGCCTTGGTGGGCTTGGTCAAATACTGGTCGCGCATTTCCTGGTTGCGCTCAAAACCACCCGCACCCAGCATCACACCGCGCTTGGCGTTGACCTGCATGCGCTGGCCGTTCTTTTCAACGATGACGCCTGTCACGCGGCCCGATGCGTCCTTCACCAGCTCCTTCAGCGGCGACTTGCTCCACATCTCAACACCGACCTTGTTGGCCGCTGTCAGCAGGCCAGCGATCAAGGCCTGACCACCGGCCATGCGGCGATCGCGAGTCGTCTTGCTGCGCCAAGGGTAGTCAAGAAAATATTTGAGCATGATGCCCACAATGGTGAAGCGCGACTTCAGCTCACGCGACAGCATGGAATGCGCTTCAAACGCATTAATGCTCATCTTGCCAAACAGCATGTTGCCCGTGGCACCAGGGCGCATGGTTTCAAGCGCTGGCAAGCCCAGCTTGGCGGCGTTGAAATCCATCGGATCCATGGTGCGACCGCCGGGCTTGGAGCCTTCGATATGAGGGTAGTAGTCAGCGTACTTAGCCATGGCGCGATAGGGAATACCGATCTGGCGCAGGTACTCGGCCATCTTGCTGGCGGTTTCCACATAGGCCAGCACACGGTCATCCGTGGCCATGCCGCGCACGCAGCGCTTCATGTAGCTGAATGCGGTTTCAAGGTCATCTTTGATGCCCGAATTTTTCTGATCATAATTAAGCGGAATCCAAATACCACCACCCGACAAAGCGGAGGTGCCACCAAACAGATCTGTTTTCTCGACCAGCAACGTCTTGAGGCCTTGCTCCTGCGCGCGAATCGCGCCCAGCAGGGCGCCCGCTCCCGAGCCCACGACGATCAGGTCATATTCTTGTTCTGCCATACCTTGTCTCCGAAATCTTTGTTTTATGGATGGTCTGTCGCAAAAGAACGCGTGCAGCAGTGGCCTCTATGGGCGACTGCCGCAATTTCAGCTGATCAAAATCAGACGAAAGGTTCCTGGTTAGGAATGCCCAGCACATGCGAACCATAGGCGCGCACATAGGCGTCCGTATTGTTGGCGATGTGGGTACGGCCCTGATGAATGTCGCGGAACACGCGCTCGATGGGGTTGCTCTTGAAGGTGCCGCTGGCTGCGCAGGCGCGCATCATCTCGTTGACGTGAAAGCCTGTGAGCTTGGGCACATAGGAAGCTTGGGCACGCTGCAGCAGGCGCTCCTCCAGCGACAGCTGAATACCGGTCTTGGCAGCATCCACGATGCGCGCATAGTTGCGGAACAGCACCAGCTTCAGTTGGTCCAGTGCAATGGCGGCCTCCGTCACTGCGGTCTGCGCGTTCACGTCTTCGGCCATCTTGTTGCCATGCTTGCCCACGTGGGCCGTGGCGCGCTCGGTAAACGAGGCAATCGTGCCTTCCAGCGCCCCCAGGCAAGCCGTGGACACGGCACGCTGGAATACATGGGTGAACGGAATGCGGAACAGCCAGCTGGTGTTTTCCACGCGACCAGGGCAACCCGCATCGCTGTGGTCATTGGTGTACTGAATGCGGTGCGCAGGCACGAATGCGTTTTCCACCACGATGTCGTGACTGCCAGTGCCGCGCAGGCCCAGCACATCCCAGTTGTCTTCAATGCTGTAGTCGCTCTTGGGCAGCAGAAAGGTCACATGCTCAAAGCCCGGTGTGCCGTCACGCTTGGGCAGCAGACCGCCAAGGAACAGCCAGTCGCAATGCTTGGAGCCGGTGGAGAAGCTCCAGCGGCCATTGAACTTGAAACCACCTTCCACAGCCTCAGCCTTGCCGGTGGGCATATAGGTCGAGGCAATGCGCACGCCGCTGTCCTTGCCCCAGACATCTTCCTGCGCCTGAGCGGGGAACAGACCCAGCTGCCAGGGGTGCACACCGACCACGCCATAGATCCAGGCAGTGGACATACAGCCCTTGGCCAGCTCCATCTGCACGCTGTAGAAAACGCGTGGGTCCATTTCATAGCCACCCCAGCGCTTGGGTTGCAGCACACGGAACAGACCCGCCTCGGCCATCTCCTGAACGGTTTCGTCGCTGATCTTGCCTTCGCGATCTGCTTGCTGTGCGCGAGCTGCCAGCTTGGGCGCCAGCGCCTTGGCACGCTCGATCACGGCCAGCGCATCGGGGGTGAGGTAGTTGTCTGTCATTGTGTTCATTCGGGTCTCCAGTTGCCGCTCCACCGGACGGCTTGTGGTGTGGTGGGCAAGGCTTTTTTGCCTATGACAGGAATGCTCTCACCATGCAAATTCCCATTCATCGTCCGATCAGACTAACGAGTAAACATGCGCAAAACCGCTCCACTCCAAGCGGATTCAGCGCAGCAAAAAACAGGACCCTAGGACAAACACCAAGACCTGTTTACCCCTGCTAGTCCATGTGAAGGATTCAAAAATCGCCCATAGCCAGCACTCTTGGAGCAAGGAGACATTCACCCATGCAAAGCACTACAGCAACCTTCGACCCCAAAGACTTCCGCCGCACCCTGGGCATGTTCGGCACAGGGGTCACCATCGTCACCACCCGTGCCGAAAATGGTGAGCCTGTAGGAATCACCGCCAACAGCTTCAACTCGGTTTCGCTGGAGCCGCCCATGGTTCTGTGGAGCCTGGCCAAGAACGCCCGCAGCCTGCCTGTGTTCCAGAGCGCTCAGTCCTGGAATGTGCACATTCTCTCTAACGAACAAGAAGCCCTCTCCAACCGCTTTGCACGAGCGGGCGAAGACAAGTTCTCGGGCCTGCCACTTGACTCAGAGGAAGCCCATGCCCCTCTGCTACAAGACTGCAGCGCGCGCTTTCAGTGCAAGACAGCCTTCCAATACGACGGTGGCGACCACATCATTTTTGTAGGCGAAGTGACCGGCTACGACTCCAACCCGCACCCGCCTCTGCTGTACGTGACAGGTGGCTACGCCCTGGCATCACGCATGGCCAATGCCGTGGCCAGCGAGCCTGCAGCCGACACCAATGCCGCGTATTCAGAGAACCTCATCGGCTATCTGATGGGCCGCGCTCACTTCCAATTCTTAAGCGGTCTGCGCAAGCCCATGGCGGCTTACGGCATGACGGATGCTGATTTTTACGTACTCTCCCTGCTCAGCATCCAGCAGCCTCAGTCGCCTGCCGAGATCGCCTCACACATGGCCTACACAGGTACCGACATCGGCGCCGTGGCACTGCAATCACTCATCAGCAAAGGCTGGGTGGAGGAAAGCCGTGGTCGCGCTGAGTCGCTGCAGCTGACGGCGCAAGGCAACACAGCCATCCTGCATGTGCTAGCTGCTGCCAAGGCGGTAGAGACCGATCTGATCGACAGCCTGGGCGAGATGGAAGCAGCCACGCTGCGCAACCTGCTCAAAAAAGCCATCACCGCCACCGACCCGGGCCTTCCCAAGCTCTGGCAGGCCAAGGCCTGAGCGCCAATTTTTCATCCGAAGGCCGGAGACAGCCTTCGCCAATCCACTCCAACCATAAAGAACAGAGATGAGCCAATTTTCCATCCCCGAAGGCAAATATGTGGACATCGGCAATGTGGCCGGCCAGCCCCAGCGCGTGCACTATCACGAGCAGGGCTCGGGTGATCCCGTCATCTTTTTGCACGGCGCAGGCGGTGGTGCCAGCGGCTATAGCAACTTCAAGGGCAACTACCCAGAATTTGCCAAGGCGGGTTTCCGCTCCATCGTTCCTGACCTGCTGGGCTATGGCCTGTCTTCAAAAACCGAAGAGCCCAAGCAGTACGACATGGATTTCTTCATCGCTGGCGTCAAGGGTCTGGTTGACCAACTGGGTCTGAAAAACATCACCTTACTGGGCAACTCGCTGGGCGGCGCTGTGGCGCTGGGCTATGCGCTCAAGTACCCGGAAGACGTCAAGAGCCTGATCCTCATGGCCCCGGGCGGCGTGGAAGAGTTCGACGCCTATATGGCCATGCCCGGCATTGCCAATATGTTCAACATCTACAAGTCAGGCAAGACCGGCCCCGAAGCCATGCGCGCTGTGATGAGCATGCAGGTGGTGGACCAGGCTCTGCTGACCGACGAGATCATCAACGAGCGCGCGCCCATTGCGCTGACACAGACCGAGGCCTCGCGCCAGCGCCTGTACATACCCAACATGACAGAACAACTGCCTGAGCTGAAGTGCAATGTGCTGGGCTTCTGGGGCATGCAAGACGCTTTCAACCCTGTGGGCGGCGCCGACAAGCTGGCCAAGGGCATCAAGAACTGCCGCATCGTGCTGGTCAACCAGTGCGGTCACTGGGTACAGGTTGAGCACCGCAATATGTTCAACCGCACCTGCATCGACTTCATGCAAAACGGCTGATCTATCATGAGCGACAAGCAATTTATTGAAGCCCAAGGCCAGCGCCTGTATGACGCGCTGCGCACCGCAAAAACCCTGGCTCCGCTGACCGACAGCCACCCCGAAATGACGGTGGAAGACGCCTATCACATCTCCCTGCACATGCTGCGCCTGCGTGAAGCATCGGGCGAGCGCGTGATTGGCAAGAAGATCGGCGTCACCTCCAAGCCCGTGCAGGACATGCTGGGCGTATTCCAGCCAGACTTTGGCTTTCTGACCAACAGCATGGCGTTTGAAGATGGCGCTGCTGTCTCGCTCAAAGCATCCGGCCTCATCCAGCCCCGCGCTGAAGGTGAAATCGCCTTCATGCTCAAGAAGGACCTACAAGGCCCGGGAGTGACCAAGGAAGACGTGCTGGCCGCCACCGAATGGGTTGCACCCTGCTTCGAGATTGTTGACTCACGCATCAACGACTGGAAGATCAAGATTCAGGACACCGTGGCCGACAACGCCTCTTGCGGCGTCTTCGTCATCGGCAAGCAGCACACCGATCCCGCCTCGCTGGACCTGGCCGCCGCCGCCATGCAGATGACCAAGAACGGCCAGTCTGCAGGCTCGGGCCTGGGCAGCGCCGTGCAAGGCCACCCTGCTGAAGCTGTGGCCTGGCTGGCCAACACACTGGGCGCTTTTGGCATTCCCTTCAAAGCGGGAGAGGTGATTCTTTCTGGCTCCCTCGCCCCTCTGGTTCCTG harbors:
- a CDS encoding ferredoxin--NADP reductase, giving the protein MSSEATTTTSRYHPLRVSAVIDETHDTKSIVFDVPEALAEQFSYRPGQFLTLRLPIDGRYVPRCYSMSSAPALDNALRVTVKRVNQGRGSNWVCDKIRVGDAIELMPPSGLFSPRNLSQNFLLLAGGSGITPVFSILRTVLNQHQGNVVLFYANRDERSVIFKKDLQQLAAEYPDRLQVIHWLDSVQGAPSQKQLVAWATPWVADAGQAFICGPGPFMDAAQTAMIEAGMPSEQVHVERFVSLPDEETLQQMQEAAASVEAAVDEAVVQLRLDGEEYEFTCSGTETILEAGLRAGINVPYSCQAGMCASCMCQVQDGSVHLRHNEVLDAKDLSKKWTLACQSVPTSEKLRVKFPE
- a CDS encoding FAD-binding protein; this encodes MSNSKKRISTINPVGAALDVRSADEIHWSDAADVVVVGWGGAGASAAIEAREQGAEVLVIDRFSGGGASVLSGGVVYAGGGTKYQKQAGFEDSPEAMTAYLKHEVNGVVSDEVLARFSRDSVANLDWLEKQGATFASTMPAYKTSYPADGMYLYYSGNEVVPAYGNPQVAKKPAPRGHRVVAKGQSGATFFAALQKSTLAHGARTLTQARVQRLVREQDTGRILGVEVTVLPEGDARTERHKKLDELVAKWRLYQAPRAQAGRREAAQIESEIGEKRFIRARKGVVLSTGGYIFNSELMDQHAPAYKPGWLTGATGCDGSGLRLGQSVGGVGKDLNNISAWRFITPPSVWPKGLVVNTKGERFCNEQVYGAKLGYELMEKQGGKGWLIIDSKLRRQAAWQCLFGGLWAFQSMPALALMYKVAVKAKSVADLAKKLDMDAAVLQRQFDSANAAARGEAEDPQGKSKDMHHEFKGGSLFAIDISITQKMFPLAVLSLGGLQVNEDNGAVINGAGRDIPGLYAAGRTAIGVASSRYVSGLSLADCVFSGRRAGKAAALEDDKSEQLAQVQPAVALDRVSI
- a CDS encoding FAD-dependent oxidoreductase — protein: MAEQEYDLIVVGSGAGALLGAIRAQEQGLKTLLVEKTDLFGGTSALSGGGIWIPLNYDQKNSGIKDDLETAFSYMKRCVRGMATDDRVLAYVETASKMAEYLRQIGIPYRAMAKYADYYPHIEGSKPGGRTMDPMDFNAAKLGLPALETMRPGATGNMLFGKMSINAFEAHSMLSRELKSRFTIVGIMLKYFLDYPWRSKTTRDRRMAGGQALIAGLLTAANKVGVEMWSKSPLKELVKDASGRVTGVIVEKNGQRMQVNAKRGVMLGAGGFERNQEMRDQYLTKPTKAEWTATPVGGNTGDAHRAGQAVGAQLHLMDWSWGVPTMDVPKEAAFRGIFVERSLPGCMVVNNKGQRFLDESGPYPEFQQAMLAEHAKGNGGVPAWIVFDASFRAQNPMGPLMPASAIPDSKVRKSWLNNVYWKGETLEELAGQIGVEAAGLKDSARRMTEYAKTGKDLDFDRGGNVFDRYYGDPRLKNPNLGPIEKGPFYAMRLWPGEIGTKGGLLTDREGRVLSTEGQVIDGLYCVGNNSASVMGPAYAGAGSTLGPAMTFAFRAVADMLGKPLPLENPHLLGKAV
- a CDS encoding acyl-CoA dehydrogenase family protein; translation: MTDNYLTPDALAVIERAKALAPKLAARAQQADREGKISDETVQEMAEAGLFRVLQPKRWGGYEMDPRVFYSVQMELAKGCMSTAWIYGVVGVHPWQLGLFPAQAQEDVWGKDSGVRIASTYMPTGKAEAVEGGFKFNGRWSFSTGSKHCDWLFLGGLLPKRDGTPGFEHVTFLLPKSDYSIEDNWDVLGLRGTGSHDIVVENAFVPAHRIQYTNDHSDAGCPGRVENTSWLFRIPFTHVFQRAVSTACLGALEGTIASFTERATAHVGKHGNKMAEDVNAQTAVTEAAIALDQLKLVLFRNYARIVDAAKTGIQLSLEERLLQRAQASYVPKLTGFHVNEMMRACAASGTFKSNPIERVFRDIHQGRTHIANNTDAYVRAYGSHVLGIPNQEPFV
- a CDS encoding flavin reductase, translated to MQSTTATFDPKDFRRTLGMFGTGVTIVTTRAENGEPVGITANSFNSVSLEPPMVLWSLAKNARSLPVFQSAQSWNVHILSNEQEALSNRFARAGEDKFSGLPLDSEEAHAPLLQDCSARFQCKTAFQYDGGDHIIFVGEVTGYDSNPHPPLLYVTGGYALASRMANAVASEPAADTNAAYSENLIGYLMGRAHFQFLSGLRKPMAAYGMTDADFYVLSLLSIQQPQSPAEIASHMAYTGTDIGAVALQSLISKGWVEESRGRAESLQLTAQGNTAILHVLAAAKAVETDLIDSLGEMEAATLRNLLKKAITATDPGLPKLWQAKA
- a CDS encoding alpha/beta fold hydrolase, yielding MSQFSIPEGKYVDIGNVAGQPQRVHYHEQGSGDPVIFLHGAGGGASGYSNFKGNYPEFAKAGFRSIVPDLLGYGLSSKTEEPKQYDMDFFIAGVKGLVDQLGLKNITLLGNSLGGAVALGYALKYPEDVKSLILMAPGGVEEFDAYMAMPGIANMFNIYKSGKTGPEAMRAVMSMQVVDQALLTDEIINERAPIALTQTEASRQRLYIPNMTEQLPELKCNVLGFWGMQDAFNPVGGADKLAKGIKNCRIVLVNQCGHWVQVEHRNMFNRTCIDFMQNG
- the tesE gene encoding 2-hydroxyhexa-2,4-dienoate hydratase TesE; the protein is MSDKQFIEAQGQRLYDALRTAKTLAPLTDSHPEMTVEDAYHISLHMLRLREASGERVIGKKIGVTSKPVQDMLGVFQPDFGFLTNSMAFEDGAAVSLKASGLIQPRAEGEIAFMLKKDLQGPGVTKEDVLAATEWVAPCFEIVDSRINDWKIKIQDTVADNASCGVFVIGKQHTDPASLDLAAAAMQMTKNGQSAGSGLGSAVQGHPAEAVAWLANTLGAFGIPFKAGEVILSGSLAPLVPAAAGDRFDMVIEGMGTCSIQFTE